In a single window of the Pseudodesulfovibrio profundus genome:
- a CDS encoding response regulator, with translation MKILLVDDEVELVSAMAERLSFRGIDADWTDNGEDAMRMAAENEYAVAVLDMKMPKISGLELQEKLSGAHPNMHFIFLSGHGSESDFKAGCAAGCNYLIKPIDLEKLLEKIHEVTG, from the coding sequence ATGAAGATATTGTTGGTCGATGATGAAGTGGAGCTGGTTTCCGCCATGGCGGAGCGGCTGTCGTTTCGAGGCATTGATGCGGACTGGACGGACAATGGCGAAGACGCCATGCGCATGGCTGCGGAAAATGAGTATGCCGTGGCTGTGCTCGACATGAAGATGCCCAAAATCAGCGGATTGGAATTGCAGGAAAAGCTCTCCGGAGCGCACCCGAACATGCATTTCATTTTCCTGTCCGGGCATGGGTCCGAGTCGGATTTCAAGGCAGGGTGTGCGGCTGGCTGCAACTACCTCATCAAGCCGATAGATCTGGAAAAGCTGTTGGAAAAGATTCACGAAGTGACCGGATAA
- a CDS encoding sensor histidine kinase, which translates to MSILEKIRPQFWDTDASMGPGKSLFNYRRIWRFAIALLAVVALVPLCVMAFIDYNVTRHSMESENLLRTARTTSNTRRTVAFFLQERQQALEFLAFQQGVQNLRQQESLEMTLKSMQSSFGGLVDLGLIDAKGSQIAYAGPYDLLGLDYSQQQWFERALQQGEYVSHVFRGFRDEPHLVIAHKVVDEPSGKAYVLRATLDTEQFNAILSSIDLPGDGDAFIVDQDGMIQTPSKQHGELLAQVDLPIPEFSEKTSVRVVLGPDNTRYYVGYAYVRGTPFIVMVVKNLEDLMKPLQTIRMELLWILATSVAIILIVIVGVATYMVNKIYIADQTRARTLHRMEHTNRMASIGRLAAGVAHEINNPLAIINEKAGLINDLFTYKQEYAHDERLLSNIRSIIDSVSRCGKITKRLLSFARHIDVEKDSIQFKGLAEEVIDFLRKEAEYRSISIVMDIPANLPEFISDRGKLQQIFLNLVNNAFQAMNDGGELHIAAKTGEKNTLVFTVADDGCGIPSGDIKRIFDPFFSTKKRNGGTGLGLSITYGLVQELGGSMFVESEVGRGSVFTITMPIEASKEAK; encoded by the coding sequence ATGTCGATACTCGAAAAGATCAGACCGCAGTTCTGGGACACGGACGCCAGCATGGGACCGGGGAAATCCCTGTTCAATTACCGTCGTATCTGGCGGTTCGCCATCGCGCTGTTGGCTGTGGTGGCGCTCGTCCCGCTCTGCGTCATGGCGTTTATCGACTACAACGTCACCCGGCATTCCATGGAATCGGAAAACCTCCTACGGACAGCACGCACGACGTCCAATACGCGTCGTACCGTGGCGTTTTTCCTGCAGGAGCGGCAGCAGGCGCTTGAATTCCTCGCGTTCCAGCAGGGTGTGCAAAATCTGCGACAACAGGAATCCCTGGAGATGACGCTCAAATCCATGCAAAGCAGCTTTGGCGGCCTCGTGGATCTCGGGCTGATCGATGCCAAGGGTAGCCAGATTGCCTATGCCGGTCCCTACGACCTGCTCGGGCTGGACTACAGCCAGCAGCAATGGTTCGAGCGCGCCCTGCAACAGGGTGAGTATGTCAGTCATGTTTTTCGTGGATTCCGTGATGAGCCGCATCTGGTCATCGCGCACAAGGTGGTGGATGAGCCATCAGGCAAGGCGTATGTGTTGCGGGCTACTCTCGACACCGAACAGTTCAACGCCATCCTGTCATCCATTGATCTTCCCGGTGATGGTGATGCCTTCATCGTGGATCAGGACGGGATGATTCAGACACCGTCCAAGCAGCATGGCGAACTGCTGGCCCAGGTGGACCTGCCCATACCTGAGTTTTCCGAAAAGACCAGTGTGCGCGTGGTGCTGGGGCCGGACAATACCCGCTATTATGTCGGTTACGCCTATGTTCGGGGAACGCCATTCATCGTGATGGTGGTCAAGAATCTCGAAGACCTCATGAAGCCTTTGCAGACCATACGCATGGAACTGCTGTGGATACTGGCGACCAGTGTTGCCATCATCCTCATCGTTATCGTTGGTGTGGCTACCTACATGGTCAACAAGATTTACATTGCCGACCAGACCCGTGCCCGAACACTGCACCGGATGGAGCATACCAACCGAATGGCGTCCATTGGGCGGCTGGCCGCTGGTGTGGCGCACGAAATCAACAACCCGCTGGCGATCATCAATGAAAAGGCGGGGCTTATCAACGACCTGTTTACCTACAAGCAGGAGTACGCCCACGACGAGCGGCTGTTGTCCAATATTCGCTCCATCATCGATTCGGTCAGCCGGTGTGGCAAGATTACCAAACGTCTGCTCAGCTTTGCCCGTCATATCGATGTGGAAAAGGACTCCATTCAGTTCAAGGGACTGGCCGAGGAAGTCATCGATTTTCTGCGAAAGGAAGCCGAGTATCGCTCCATCAGCATTGTGATGGATATTCCGGCCAACCTGCCTGAATTCATTTCTGATCGGGGCAAGTTACAGCAAATTTTCCTCAATCTGGTCAACAATGCATTCCAGGCCATGAATGATGGCGGCGAGCTGCACATAGCGGCGAAGACCGGGGAGAAAAACACACTGGTATTCACGGTGGCGGACGATGGTTGCGGCATTCCGTCCGGTGACATCAAGCGGATTTTTGATCCGTTTTTTTCCACCAAGAAGCGAAACGGCGGTACCGGATTGGGACTGTCCATCACCTACGGCCTTGTTCAGGAGTTGGGCGGCTCCATGTTTGTTGAAAGCGAGGTTGGCCGCGGGTCGGTGTTTACCATAACGATGCCCATCGAAGCATCGAAAGAGGCAAAGTAG
- a CDS encoding FUSC family protein: protein MSVSNFFRTHTSSGHTRHGIKVGLASVLAYFLSSQLQLPYAFWAVITTVIVMQVHVADSIDMCLYRFTGTAIGAGIGIMAILTFPPTPLYTLLGIFISTGICAYLTRYNTRFRMAAITVAIVYITSLGQDGRIHFTLLRVAEIGIGVMCAFIVSVLVWPNRAAAALRDRLRSQYDQLADHYALLMGNFVSRQKKADPALFQELATEVHKNKEMYHKVYATERKFFREDVDMLSLQVSVLNSVLERMQAMPILLNEVDGVGFDIILAPELNELAHATNEALRSLGQGKPHDTKRLTKAVQAIETRFIEIRRQGVTERFKARRLFQVLSFINAAQHLGEYVLEVLSRPELQEKKPS from the coding sequence ATGAGCGTATCGAACTTTTTCCGAACACACACCTCAAGCGGGCATACGAGGCACGGAATCAAGGTGGGGCTTGCCAGTGTGCTGGCCTACTTTCTTTCCAGTCAGCTCCAGTTGCCGTACGCGTTCTGGGCGGTGATCACCACGGTCATCGTGATGCAGGTCCATGTGGCGGACTCCATCGATATGTGCCTGTATCGATTTACCGGCACCGCCATTGGTGCGGGCATAGGTATCATGGCTATCCTCACGTTTCCGCCGACACCGTTGTATACGTTGCTCGGCATTTTTATTTCCACCGGAATCTGTGCGTACCTGACGCGATACAATACCCGGTTCCGCATGGCGGCCATCACTGTTGCCATCGTCTATATCACCAGTCTCGGGCAGGACGGTCGCATCCACTTCACGCTGCTGCGGGTTGCGGAAATCGGTATCGGCGTCATGTGCGCGTTCATTGTCTCGGTGCTGGTCTGGCCCAATCGTGCTGCTGCTGCCCTTCGGGACAGGCTCCGTTCACAATATGACCAGTTGGCCGATCACTATGCGCTGCTCATGGGCAACTTTGTGTCCCGTCAGAAAAAAGCAGACCCTGCACTTTTCCAGGAATTGGCGACTGAAGTGCACAAAAACAAGGAAATGTACCACAAGGTCTATGCCACGGAGCGCAAGTTCTTCAGGGAAGACGTGGATATGCTTTCCCTTCAGGTCAGTGTGCTCAACTCGGTGCTGGAGCGCATGCAGGCCATGCCTATTCTGCTCAATGAGGTGGACGGGGTTGGCTTCGACATCATCCTCGCGCCAGAACTCAACGAACTGGCTCATGCCACGAACGAAGCCCTTCGCAGTCTTGGTCAGGGAAAGCCCCATGACACGAAACGACTGACCAAAGCGGTTCAGGCCATCGAAACCCGCTTCATCGAGATTCGCCGTCAGGGCGTGACCGAGCGATTCAAGGCCCGCCGCCTGTTCCAGGTTCTGAGCTTCATCAACGCTGCACAGCACCTGGGTGAGTATGTGCTGGAAGTTCTGAGTCGCCCTGAATTGCAGGAAAAGAAGCCTTCCTGA
- a CDS encoding sigma-54-dependent transcriptional regulator gives MSNTRILAVDDSKSTLEVLKRNLQPEGYEVYTCERVEEALPLLEELEIDLVITDYRMPKTSGLELIKHIRANYPEIEIMMITGYPSIPGAVEAIKDGAGEYLAKPFTTEELLSAVGRIMERRQRRRVLSSPDTPPDNFGIIGESPAMQKVFSRIGKAAGTDANVLISGDSGTGKELVARAVHYNSDRRGAPFVPVNCTAIPDSLVESELFGHVKGAFTGAKEGRAGFFEIAHGGSIFLDEIGDASPNMQAKLLRVIQSKEYCKVGSSRVNTVDCRILAATHKDLKGMVDEGSFREDLYYRMNVVDIPVPSLAERGDDILALINHFLTKFSRAMHRTPPTLNDDTLKTLRNHAWPGNVRELENLIQRLVVIVDHDPIVPTDLPETMRFSLAKEGSVNRSLAEVEFEHISNVLTMTQDNKTRAAEILGINRKTLREKLKRMERFIQEKG, from the coding sequence ATGAGCAATACACGGATTCTGGCGGTCGATGACAGCAAATCCACCCTTGAGGTCTTGAAGCGAAACCTGCAACCAGAAGGGTATGAGGTCTACACCTGCGAACGGGTGGAAGAGGCTTTGCCGTTGCTGGAAGAGCTGGAAATCGATCTGGTCATCACGGATTATCGCATGCCCAAGACCTCCGGCCTGGAGCTGATAAAACATATCCGTGCCAATTATCCTGAAATCGAAATAATGATGATAACCGGCTACCCGTCCATTCCGGGTGCTGTTGAAGCCATAAAGGATGGAGCCGGAGAGTATCTGGCCAAGCCGTTCACCACCGAGGAACTGTTATCTGCTGTTGGCCGCATCATGGAGCGTCGTCAACGCCGCAGGGTGCTCAGTTCGCCGGACACGCCTCCCGATAATTTTGGCATCATAGGTGAGTCTCCGGCCATGCAGAAGGTCTTCAGCCGTATTGGCAAGGCCGCTGGCACGGATGCCAATGTACTGATTTCCGGAGACTCCGGTACGGGTAAGGAACTGGTTGCACGCGCTGTCCACTACAACAGCGATCGACGTGGTGCGCCTTTTGTTCCGGTCAATTGTACGGCCATTCCCGACAGTCTCGTGGAAAGCGAACTGTTCGGTCATGTGAAAGGCGCATTCACCGGAGCCAAGGAAGGGCGGGCAGGTTTCTTCGAGATTGCCCATGGCGGATCGATTTTTCTCGATGAAATAGGTGATGCCAGCCCGAACATGCAAGCCAAGTTGCTGCGGGTCATACAATCCAAGGAATACTGCAAGGTTGGCTCCAGTCGAGTGAATACGGTTGATTGTCGTATTCTGGCCGCCACGCACAAAGATCTCAAGGGTATGGTGGACGAAGGATCGTTTCGCGAGGATTTATACTACCGTATGAATGTCGTGGATATCCCGGTGCCGTCCCTTGCCGAGCGCGGTGATGATATCCTGGCACTCATCAACCATTTTCTGACCAAATTCTCGCGGGCCATGCACCGGACACCGCCGACCCTCAACGACGATACGTTGAAGACGCTTCGCAATCACGCATGGCCGGGCAATGTTCGAGAGTTGGAAAATCTGATCCAGCGTCTGGTGGTTATCGTGGATCACGATCCCATCGTGCCGACCGATCTTCCCGAAACCATGCGTTTCAGTCTTGCCAAGGAGGGCAGCGTCAATCGCTCTCTGGCAGAGGTGGAGTTCGAGCATATTTCCAACGTGTTGACCATGACCCAGGACAACAAGACCCGTGCGGCGGAGATACTCGGTATTAACCGAAAAACGCTGCGGGAAAAGCTCAAGCGCATGGAGCGTTTCATTCAGGAGAAAGGATAG
- a CDS encoding TetR/AcrR family transcriptional regulator has product MKKKDAILRVATVLFANKGFADTSGQELAQLTGAAEGTIFYHFKSKEGLLLAILQKTRDEILDQFERFFENRPFNSGLEMAEEVISFYLYLAGLMEDKFLLLHRHFLYRFSETNPEFRENLEAIYNCLVDIFEKAIVTGQEDGSINSDIHPRKSALILFTMVDGLVRFKNYNLYDAGALFNELMHTCRRMLQAP; this is encoded by the coding sequence ATGAAGAAGAAGGATGCCATACTCAGAGTTGCTACGGTTCTGTTTGCAAATAAGGGGTTTGCGGACACGTCGGGTCAGGAACTGGCCCAACTCACCGGAGCGGCGGAAGGGACAATCTTCTATCACTTCAAAAGCAAGGAAGGCTTGCTGCTGGCGATCCTCCAAAAGACCAGGGACGAGATACTGGACCAGTTCGAGCGGTTTTTTGAGAACAGACCGTTCAACTCGGGGCTAGAAATGGCGGAGGAGGTCATTTCGTTTTATCTCTACCTGGCCGGTTTGATGGAAGACAAGTTCCTGTTGCTTCACAGGCATTTTCTCTACCGCTTCTCCGAGACCAATCCGGAGTTCAGGGAAAATCTGGAAGCGATTTACAACTGCCTCGTCGATATCTTTGAAAAAGCTATCGTCACCGGGCAGGAGGACGGGTCCATCAATTCTGACATTCACCCCCGGAAGTCGGCCCTCATTTTATTTACCATGGTTGATGGTTTGGTTCGATTTAAAAACTACAACTTGTACGATGCGGGCGCACTGTTCAATGAGCTGATGCACACCTGCCGTAGAATGTTGCAGGCTCCATAG
- a CDS encoding sensor histidine kinase translates to MDEKMSTQHEGLQFFGRVSASVSHEIKNVFAVINEASGLIEDFTRMAERGMPIQPERLRKAANAIQGQVQRGDRIVKNMNAFAHSTDEPVREVDLVETLGLVVALTSRLADMKQVRLTTGVCEPVSQSANPFDLLRLLHSSIAATLETMSAGDTLAIGVKPVDDGASFSLSIPGKDAPSVTLDSFSSLAQAMNASLSKDEANSTCELLLPAARGSV, encoded by the coding sequence ATGGACGAAAAAATGTCAACACAGCACGAAGGTCTCCAATTTTTCGGGCGCGTCAGCGCGTCCGTTTCCCATGAGATCAAGAACGTCTTCGCTGTTATCAACGAAGCATCGGGATTGATCGAAGATTTCACCCGTATGGCCGAGCGTGGCATGCCTATCCAGCCCGAGCGGTTGAGAAAGGCGGCTAATGCCATACAGGGGCAGGTTCAACGCGGTGATCGTATCGTGAAGAACATGAATGCCTTTGCGCATTCCACGGACGAGCCTGTCCGCGAGGTCGACCTCGTGGAAACCCTCGGGCTTGTCGTGGCCCTTACATCCCGCCTTGCCGACATGAAGCAGGTCAGGCTGACAACCGGTGTCTGCGAGCCGGTCTCCCAGTCAGCCAACCCCTTCGACCTGTTACGGCTGCTACACTCCTCAATAGCAGCTACTCTGGAAACCATGTCGGCCGGGGATACCTTGGCTATCGGTGTGAAACCTGTGGATGACGGCGCATCGTTCTCCCTTTCCATACCTGGAAAGGATGCTCCGTCGGTAACCCTAGACTCGTTCTCGTCCCTGGCGCAGGCAATGAATGCCAGCCTCAGCAAGGACGAGGCAAACAGCACCTGCGAGCTGTTACTCCCAGCAGCTCGGGGTTCTGTGTAA
- a CDS encoding response regulator encodes MSVITIFNGLFSEAGVVVKRVVDATGYRLVPDQEIVAEAAKLSGMSEDKIARAFQAKTSVFNTFSHEKERAVAWLRLAMANKLLDSDKLLFSGFASQLPSPNIDHVLKVCLISEMKNRLAIAERSEGYAEKHAIKLIHKDDEDRAAWVETLRGEKDPWSAKLYDLVVPVGATGVERSADLIVEQLSNEAVQVTDASKAKVCDFSLAAKVETVLAAEGHNVAVHVNGNEVTLTINKHVLMLERLERELADIVGPIEGVEKVNTVVGEGFHQTDIYRKMDFDVPSKVLLVDDEREFVQTLSERLMMRDMGSAVVYDGESALNLVKDDEPEVMILDLKMPGIDGIEVLRRVKSEHPEVQVIILTGHGSEKDREVCMELGAFAYLHKPVDIEVLSETLKAANEKVQAGK; translated from the coding sequence ATGTCTGTAATCACCATATTCAATGGCCTGTTCTCCGAAGCAGGGGTCGTGGTTAAGCGCGTCGTTGACGCCACTGGCTACCGGCTCGTACCGGATCAGGAAATCGTGGCAGAGGCAGCCAAGCTGTCAGGGATGTCCGAAGACAAAATTGCCCGCGCCTTTCAGGCAAAGACATCCGTCTTCAACACATTCAGCCATGAAAAAGAGCGTGCGGTGGCATGGCTCAGACTGGCCATGGCGAACAAACTGCTGGACAGCGACAAGCTGCTGTTCTCCGGTTTTGCTTCCCAGCTGCCTTCGCCGAATATCGACCATGTGCTCAAGGTGTGCCTGATTTCCGAAATGAAGAATCGCCTCGCTATTGCCGAGCGATCCGAAGGTTACGCCGAGAAACATGCTATCAAACTCATCCACAAGGACGATGAGGATCGTGCCGCCTGGGTCGAAACCCTTCGCGGCGAAAAGGATCCCTGGTCTGCCAAGTTGTATGATCTCGTGGTGCCGGTCGGTGCCACCGGCGTGGAGCGGAGTGCCGATCTTATCGTCGAGCAGTTGTCCAATGAAGCCGTGCAGGTGACTGACGCCTCGAAAGCCAAGGTCTGTGATTTCAGCCTGGCAGCCAAGGTAGAAACCGTACTCGCGGCCGAAGGACACAACGTGGCTGTCCACGTCAACGGCAACGAAGTGACCCTGACTATCAACAAGCATGTGCTCATGCTGGAACGTCTTGAGCGTGAGCTGGCCGATATCGTCGGTCCCATCGAGGGCGTTGAAAAGGTGAACACCGTTGTTGGCGAAGGATTCCATCAGACCGATATCTATCGCAAGATGGACTTCGATGTGCCGTCCAAGGTCTTGCTGGTTGATGACGAGCGCGAGTTTGTTCAGACCCTGTCTGAGCGACTGATGATGCGCGACATGGGTTCCGCAGTCGTGTATGATGGTGAGTCCGCGCTCAACCTCGTGAAGGACGATGAACCGGAAGTCATGATTCTCGATCTGAAGATGCCCGGTATCGACGGTATTGAAGTGCTCCGTCGCGTCAAGAGCGAGCACCCCGAGGTGCAGGTGATCATTCTCACCGGTCATGGTTCTGAAAAGGATCGTGAAGTGTGCATGGAACTGGGCGCTTTCGCCTACCTGCACAAGCCGGTGGATATCGAAGTGTTGAGCGAAACGCTCAAGGCAGCCAACGAAAAAGTTCAGGCTGGCAAGTAG
- a CDS encoding response regulator — MAEKILLIDDEVEFLSSLSERLEIRGMDVNSASSAELAVQALDDNDYDAIVLDLQMPDMNGIDLLKVIKQSHPEAQVILLSGQATLEAGIEAMKLGAMDFMEKPADIDSLTEKIKKAQAKKMVIVEKKTVDKVEEILSHKGW, encoded by the coding sequence ATGGCTGAAAAAATACTGCTCATTGACGACGAAGTGGAATTCTTGAGCTCTTTATCCGAGCGTTTGGAAATCCGCGGCATGGACGTCAACTCGGCTTCCTCCGCCGAACTGGCTGTTCAGGCCCTGGACGACAATGACTACGACGCCATCGTACTGGACCTTCAGATGCCTGACATGAACGGCATCGATCTGTTGAAGGTCATCAAACAAAGCCACCCGGAAGCCCAGGTTATCCTGCTTTCCGGTCAGGCTACCCTTGAGGCCGGCATCGAAGCGATGAAGCTCGGTGCCATGGACTTCATGGAAAAGCCCGCCGACATCGATTCACTGACCGAGAAAATCAAAAAGGCTCAGGCCAAGAAGATGGTCATCGTGGAGAAGAAGACGGTGGACAAGGTCGAGGAAATCCTTTCACACAAGGGTTGGTAA
- the larB gene encoding nickel pincer cofactor biosynthesis protein LarB: protein MHGNDTLKEILQAVQDGSMDLDKAMDRFRYLPFEDLGHTVVDSHRALRNGFPEVIYGEGKTAEQVGDIFESMGQTGNVLATRVPEATAAHVAGRIPDVNYEPLARTLTLVRNDITYLPGEVGIITAGTSDLPIAEEARVSCDMLGCRSFVMSDVGVAGIHRLFDRMERIRSASVLIVIAGMEGALASVVGGLVEQPVIAVPTSVGYGASFQGVAALLGMLTSCASGISVVNIDNGFGAACAAFRICSAIQKEE from the coding sequence ATGCACGGCAACGATACATTGAAAGAAATTCTGCAAGCGGTGCAGGACGGTTCCATGGATTTGGATAAAGCCATGGATCGTTTTCGCTATCTGCCCTTTGAAGACCTCGGCCATACCGTGGTCGATTCACACCGCGCCCTGCGTAACGGGTTCCCTGAAGTCATTTATGGGGAAGGCAAGACCGCGGAGCAGGTGGGGGATATCTTCGAGAGCATGGGCCAGACAGGGAATGTCCTTGCCACACGGGTTCCCGAAGCGACTGCCGCCCATGTTGCCGGTCGTATTCCTGACGTGAACTATGAACCGCTGGCCCGTACCCTGACCCTTGTCAGAAATGACATCACGTATCTGCCCGGTGAGGTCGGTATCATTACCGCCGGGACCTCGGATTTGCCCATAGCTGAAGAGGCGCGTGTGTCCTGCGATATGCTGGGCTGCCGCTCGTTTGTCATGTCCGATGTCGGAGTGGCCGGAATCCATCGCCTCTTTGACAGGATGGAGCGCATTCGGTCGGCTTCCGTGCTTATCGTCATTGCCGGTATGGAAGGGGCGCTTGCCAGTGTTGTCGGCGGGCTGGTGGAACAGCCGGTCATAGCCGTCCCCACATCAGTAGGATACGGCGCGAGCTTTCAAGGGGTCGCTGCATTGCTGGGGATGCTGACCTCCTGTGCAAGCGGTATCTCGGTGGTCAACATCGATAATGGCTTTGGTGCAGCTTGTGCCGCCTTCCGGATTTGTTCTGCTATTCAAAAAGAAGAGTAA
- a CDS encoding SulP family inorganic anion transporter, translating into MLTKIFPFIDWFKGYNTAALRADAIAGLTVALVLIPQSMAYAQLAGMPAYYGLYASFLPPLIAALFGSSRQLATGPVAVVSLMTAASLEPLATAGSEGYIAYAILLALMVGVFQFMLGVLKLGLVVNFLSHPVVNGFTNAAAIIIASSQLSKMFGVYVDKAEHHYETIMRVVESAFHYTHWPTLAMGVLAFAIMIVLKRINPKIPNVLVAVVVTTALSWGLGFNHDTKVSIDNIQSPEVHESVAKFNAAIAGIDELSLERTALNAQMDAAKQAKDAVGILDAEHDLSVINVRIGRLKHQAHEMRAELRSTLFDGVEEAGGAMAFYPEGSVPAGMQADGRTWRLKVGNTKLDTADLKMMGGGAVVGTVPSGIPSISIPVIDFKILLHLLPFAAIISLLGFMEAISIAKAMAAKTGQRLDPNQELIGQGLSNILGACGKSYPASGSFSRSAVNLQAGAVSGMSSVFTSLTVVIALLFFTPLLYHLPQAVLAAVIMMAVIGLVNASGFIHAWKAQWYDGAISILSFICTLAFAPHLDKGIMVGVALSLAVFLYKSMRPKVATLSRSDDEALRDATVHGLHECQHIALVRFDGPLFFANASFLEDQITDRMMNNDKLRHIIIVANGINDMDASGEEALSLIVDRVRAANLDISMCGVNESVMAVLERTHLLEKIGKDHVYPTMENAICATHESAHADGQEENCPLTTVCRLA; encoded by the coding sequence ATGCTTACTAAAATATTCCCATTCATTGACTGGTTCAAGGGGTACAACACGGCGGCGCTTCGGGCCGACGCCATCGCAGGGCTGACTGTTGCCCTTGTGCTCATCCCCCAATCCATGGCGTACGCTCAGTTGGCAGGCATGCCCGCCTACTACGGCTTGTACGCATCCTTTCTCCCCCCGCTTATTGCTGCGCTGTTCGGTTCGAGCCGACAACTGGCAACCGGGCCCGTGGCTGTTGTCTCCCTGATGACTGCTGCATCTCTGGAGCCGCTGGCAACAGCCGGTAGCGAAGGATATATCGCATACGCCATTTTGCTGGCTCTGATGGTCGGTGTGTTCCAATTCATGCTCGGTGTGCTCAAGCTCGGGCTGGTGGTCAATTTTCTCTCTCACCCGGTGGTCAACGGCTTCACCAATGCCGCAGCCATCATCATCGCATCCTCCCAGCTCTCTAAGATGTTCGGCGTTTACGTAGACAAGGCCGAACACCACTACGAAACCATCATGCGCGTTGTCGAATCCGCATTTCATTATACCCACTGGCCCACGCTGGCCATGGGTGTCCTTGCATTCGCCATCATGATCGTGCTCAAGCGGATCAACCCGAAAATTCCCAATGTACTGGTGGCAGTTGTCGTGACAACGGCGCTTTCATGGGGCTTGGGCTTCAATCACGATACCAAGGTGAGTATTGATAACATCCAGTCCCCCGAGGTGCATGAGTCGGTTGCCAAGTTCAATGCGGCCATTGCCGGGATCGATGAGTTGTCACTGGAGCGCACCGCCTTGAATGCCCAGATGGATGCAGCCAAGCAGGCAAAGGACGCCGTTGGAATCCTTGATGCGGAACACGACCTGAGCGTCATCAATGTTCGCATCGGTCGCCTCAAGCACCAGGCACACGAAATGCGCGCCGAACTCCGTTCCACTCTTTTTGATGGGGTAGAGGAAGCCGGTGGAGCCATGGCCTTTTATCCGGAAGGCTCCGTACCCGCCGGAATGCAGGCCGATGGTCGAACCTGGCGTCTGAAAGTCGGGAACACCAAGCTGGATACCGCTGATCTGAAAATGATGGGTGGCGGTGCAGTCGTCGGTACGGTTCCTTCGGGCATCCCGTCCATTTCCATTCCTGTGATCGACTTTAAAATCCTGCTGCACCTGTTGCCGTTTGCGGCAATCATCTCCCTGCTCGGGTTCATGGAGGCTATTTCCATTGCCAAGGCCATGGCCGCAAAAACCGGTCAGCGTCTTGATCCGAACCAGGAACTGATTGGTCAGGGACTGAGTAATATTCTCGGTGCCTGTGGCAAGTCCTATCCGGCTTCCGGTTCATTTTCCCGTTCAGCGGTCAACCTGCAGGCCGGGGCTGTTTCCGGCATGTCTTCGGTCTTCACTTCGTTGACCGTTGTCATTGCCCTGCTCTTTTTCACCCCGCTGCTGTACCATCTTCCCCAGGCCGTTCTTGCCGCAGTCATCATGATGGCGGTCATCGGGCTGGTCAACGCCTCCGGTTTCATCCATGCGTGGAAGGCCCAGTGGTATGACGGTGCCATCTCCATCCTGTCCTTTATCTGCACCCTGGCCTTTGCGCCTCACCTGGACAAGGGTATCATGGTGGGTGTTGCACTTTCCTTGGCAGTCTTCCTGTACAAGTCCATGCGACCCAAGGTAGCGACATTGTCTCGTTCAGATGATGAAGCATTGCGCGATGCTACGGTGCACGGTCTTCATGAGTGCCAGCACATTGCGCTGGTCCGCTTTGATGGCCCGCTGTTCTTTGCCAATGCCAGTTTTCTGGAAGATCAGATCACTGATCGCATGATGAACAACGACAAGCTGCGTCACATCATTATCGTGGCAAATGGAATCAACGATATGGATGCGTCGGGCGAGGAAGCCCTGTCGCTGATAGTTGATCGGGTTCGTGCTGCGAACTTGGATATATCCATGTGCGGTGTTAACGAATCGGTAATGGCCGTTCTTGAACGTACCCACTTGCTGGAAAAGATCGGCAAGGATCACGTTTACCCGACCATGGAAAACGCCATCTGCGCCACCCATGAGAGTGCGCATGCGGACGGTCAGGAAGAAAACTGCCCGCTGACAACCGTTTGTCGTCTTGCCTAA